The following proteins are encoded in a genomic region of Balaenoptera ricei isolate mBalRic1 chromosome 14, mBalRic1.hap2, whole genome shotgun sequence:
- the LOC132347336 gene encoding uncharacterized protein LOC132347336 — protein MVIFQQINNFQYTIFSRGKPAFLKGQGGCSSQGQEQQRTEAQTPQRGGDTGPGCLAPTCLRSRLLRSRRPSPAPASGRGLPPRVRRARPVRSRTCLSAPEVPELPAARRLLGYGPSELQARGARGGARAPAEGRGAGRGRTRGAGRGYLWLETLGVLGRGRTAWRAALGRLWALPWAPAEVGCAAAHLRYRLSGCCARASGRFHPLLLSALKKRVRSRTSRSHRCRNTAVTSRGEQGLKYPQLEQLDGVWKSNQLEPSRESSGPRIHREGQVAKASVHTATRGCSQGSGEARMQRALPGPLRFFPSG, from the exons ATGGTAATTTTCCAGCAAATAAATAATTTCCAGTATACCATTTTCTCAAGAGGTAAACCTGCGTTCCTAAAAGGGCAAGGGGGCTGCAGCTCGCAGGGCCAGGAACAGCAACGAACGGAAGCACAGACGCCGCAGCGCGGAGGTGACACGGGGCCCGGCTGCCTGGCCCCCACCTGCCTGCGCAGCCGCCTGCTCCGGTCCCGGAGGCCCAGCCCCGCGCCGGCCTCGGGCCGCGGGCTCCCACCGCGGGTCCGCAGGGCTCGCCCCGTGCGTTCCCGCACCTGCCTCAGTGCGCCCGAGGTCCCGGAGCTGCCGGCGGCGCGACGCTTGCTCGGCTACGGACCCAGCGAGCTGCAGGCGAggggcgcgcggggcggggcccGAGCGCC ggcggaggggcggggcgcggggAGGGGACGTACACGGGGCGCTGGGCGGGGTTACTTGTGGCTGGAGACGCTGGGGGTGCTGGGCAGGGGCCGCACGGCGTGGCGCGCGGCGCTGGGCCGCCTCTGGGCCCTTCCCTGGGCTCCCGCGGAGGTTGGCTGTGCGGCCGCACACCTGCGTTACCGACTCTCCGGCTGCTGCGCGCGGGCATCGGGCCGCTTTCATCCTCTTCTGCTCAGCGCCTTAAAGAAACGGGTGCGGA GTAGAACTAGCCGGAGCCATCGATGTAGAAACACTGCCGTCACAAGCAGAGGAGAGCAAGGATTAAAGTACCCACAGTTGGAGCAGCTGGATGGAGTTTGGAAGAGCAACCAGTTGGAACCAAGCAGAGAAAGCAGTGGACCCCGCATCCACAGGGAAGGCCAGGTCGCGAAGGCCAGTGTCCACACCGCCACACGGGGGTGCTCCCAGGGCAGTGGAGAG GCAAGGATGCAACGTGCCCTCCCTGGACCCCTCCGATTCTTCCCATCCGGTTAA